A single genomic interval of Xiphophorus couchianus chromosome 2, X_couchianus-1.0, whole genome shotgun sequence harbors:
- the LOC114133607 gene encoding dopamine D2-like receptor: MPLPPPNYSFIGGGVRPEKHARCLLSQPAEHVDSLNSEMRGAPTSIGGSGNITVWEAYIDFALVVTNSFVLLITSAVGTAANVFVILAVCHQKSLQTSVNALVVNLAVVDFLRCTVDCPVLLHVIVTLHRGGHVDRLICETQTASFSFSCCIQLSTLGCISAERYQAIANPFKTTQRKRRMMALIPLTWLLGVSVAAVCQVFLKDSPVYVRCKEGQRGTSSTYDTVGLYMLLPLWVSCFGVITGFYARIFALLRSHNRKIFDEGTSVPSKVSKEDKHTPAVENGQDKCENKQILSTSVVEPSPIGKNSLLASEGAPHSASITSERKTEFKITVAMSHLEKEQLHPLAAQNALQTVEKMLKTEQRSADKTEAKTSNQDTPADRETQEKSRSLNRENQTGESLKPESPVKVNSLLIVPSTQSELPKSTSVLLTGLKQENNSTGGETQAAPTLDQEPPLPPVQSNEAVNLEVQLEGAVCVMPSKASKERASKRKETKMAKRAGYIIITFLLFWLPLITTILVNFLVHKNRKMQKPVIQDMEILSVSVSCITSLSDPIIYAAVNPQFRSEFYRLRSWVKSRFYRK; this comes from the exons ATGCCGCTGCCTCCCCCCAATTATTCATTCATCGGAGGTGGTGTGCGACCGGAGAAGCACGCTCGATGTTTGCTCAGTCAGCCGGCTGAGCATGTTGATTCTCTGAACTCAGAGATGAGAGGGGCGCCCACATCTATAGGAGGCTCTGGGAACATCACCGTTTGGGAGGCCTACATTGACTTCGCCCTTGTGGTGACAAACAGTTTTGTTCTGCTAATCACCTCCGCTGTGGGAACAGCGGCGAACGTTTTTGTGATCCTGGCGGTGTGTCACCAAAAGTCACTGCAAACGTCTGTCAACGCGCTGGTGGTGAACCTTGCCGTCGTGGACTTTCTGCGTTGCACCGTCGACTGCCCGGTTCTGCTGCACGTGATTGTGACGCTGCACCGTGGAGGGCATGTGGACCGTCTGATCTGTGAAACGCAAACGGCCTCCTTCTCCTTCAGCTGCTGCATCCAGCTGTCGACGCTGGGCTGCATAAGCGCAGAGAGATACCAGGCGATTGCGAATCCCTTCAAAACAACTCAACGGAAACGACGGATGATGGCACTGATTCCTCTTACGTGGCTCCTGGGAGTTTCAGTGGCTGCTGTTTGTCAGGTGTTCTTGAAAGACTCACCTGTGTACGTAAGATGTAAAGAGGGCCAAAGGGGAACGTCCTCGACCTACGACACCGTTGGTCTCTACATGCTGCTCCCTCTCTGGGTGTCCTGTTTCGGGGTGATCACTGGCTTCTACGCTCGCATTTTTGCTCTACTGAGATCACACAATCGCAAGATATTTGATGAAGGCACTTCTGTTCCTTCAAAAGTCTCAAAGGAAGACAAGCACACCCCTGCGGTGGAAAATGGGCAAGACAAATGTGAGAACAAGCAGATCTTGAGTACAAGTGTTGTTGAACCAAGTCCAATTGGTAAAAACTCCCTCCTGGCCTCGGAGGGCGCCCCACACAGCGCCTCCATTACTTCTGAAAGAAAAACCGAGTTTAAAATTACAGTAGCGATGAGTCACTTGGAGAAGGAACAACTCCACCCTCTTGCAGCGCAGAACGCACTGCAGACTgtggagaaaatgttaaaaacggAGCAACGCAGTGCTgacaaaacagaagcaaaaaccTCAAATCAGGATACACCTGCTGACAGAGAGACACAGGAGAAGTCAAGAAGCCTTAACCGAGAAAATCAGACCGGAGAAAGCCTGAAACCTGAAAGTCCAGTCAAAGTGAACAGCCTCCTTATTGTACCATCTACTCAATCAGAGCTCCCTAAATCTACCTCTGTCTTATTAACTGGcctgaaacaagaaaacaacagcaCCGGAGGAGAAACACAGGCAGCACCTACGCTAGATCAAGAGCCTCCACTACCTCCTGTCCAAAGTAATGAAGCTGTAAACCTGGAGGTCCAGTTGGAGGGGGCTGTCTGCGTCATGCCTTCGAAGGCCAGCAAGGAGAGAGCGAGCAAAAGGAAGGAAACTAAAATGGCCAAACGCGCCGGGTATATCATCATAACCTTCCTTTTGTTCTGGCTGCCGCTGATCACAACCATCCTAGTGAATTTTCTTGtccacaaaaacaggaaaatgcaG AAGCCAGTCATTCAAGACATGGAGATCCTGTCAGTGTCTGTCTCCTGCATCACATCCCTGAGCGACCCGATAATATACGCTGCAGTGAACCCGCAGTTTCGCTCAGAGTTTTACAGGCTAAGGAGCTGGGTTAAATCCAGATTCTATAGGAAGT